The following proteins come from a genomic window of Helicobacter sp. MIT 99-5507:
- a CDS encoding Opr family porin, translating into MRIVFVMIFVIGSVFANSFVDAITSGEKEGDIHLLFDYTSSSPDLNGTKYQNSAFLATSFGLYYHSAFYGYFRAHIGFRGALPLIQSSRKSTYEGGRGDAARDFWNTNKAMLARSYLEYFDGDTSIRLGRLEDETDALTNHFDGLWVQNKTLGFLLIDFIWINQQGTVLPRELSGFEKLNTKYGGTYYLGATLELLRFLDLKLYGALTPQLYSFIGFKAALDVSHATANIGILTGFEHRNSAFSGKTSLLFHADVGYRYNIFYGELGYIRTGSSVGMGSLQETGNSVTPFFYFSGDALNYERNVNLFFGKIGIDANIIQAYLVYGYNTFNKNLSADNKKYSQGEVNLYFDWKTSDATNVIFYLLNTHGSKAAIPNLTQTGIAFRLGF; encoded by the coding sequence TTGCGTATAGTTTTTGTTATGATTTTTGTTATTGGTAGTGTTTTTGCAAATAGCTTTGTTGATGCTATAACATCGGGGGAAAAAGAAGGTGATATTCATTTGTTATTTGATTATACAAGCTCAAGCCCTGATTTAAATGGCACTAAGTATCAAAATAGTGCTTTTTTAGCTACATCATTTGGATTATATTATCATAGTGCGTTTTATGGATATTTTAGGGCTCATATAGGTTTTAGAGGTGCTCTTCCGCTTATCCAAAGTAGTAGAAAATCAACTTATGAAGGCGGCAGGGGTGATGCTGCAAGAGATTTTTGGAATACAAATAAAGCAATGCTTGCAAGAAGCTATTTAGAATATTTTGATGGCGATACTAGCATTCGTCTTGGTCGTTTAGAAGATGAAACAGATGCATTGACTAATCATTTTGATGGACTTTGGGTTCAAAATAAAACTTTAGGATTCTTGCTTATAGATTTTATTTGGATTAATCAACAAGGCACCGTTTTACCACGAGAGCTATCTGGATTTGAAAAATTAAATACAAAATATGGTGGCACATACTATCTAGGTGCTACTTTGGAATTGCTTAGATTTTTGGATTTAAAATTATATGGCGCACTCACTCCACAATTATATAGTTTTATTGGATTTAAGGCTGCTTTAGATGTATCTCATGCAACTGCTAATATTGGAATCTTAACTGGTTTTGAGCATAGAAATAGTGCATTTAGTGGTAAAACTAGCTTATTATTTCATGCAGATGTTGGATATAGATATAATATTTTCTATGGTGAATTAGGATATATAAGGACAGGTTCATCTGTAGGTATGGGTAGTTTGCAAGAAACAGGAAATTCAGTAACGCCATTTTTCTATTTTAGCGGTGATGCTCTAAATTATGAGCGAAATGTAAATCTATTTTTTGGAAAGATTGGTATTGATGCAAATATCATTCAAGCTTATCTAGTCTATGGCTATAATACCTTTAATAAGAATCTTAGTGCAGATAACAAAAAATATTCACAAGGTGAAGTCAATCTATATTTTGATTGGAAGACAAGTGATGCTACAAATGTAATATTTTATCTGCTAAATACACATGGAAGTAAAGCTGCTATTCCAAATCTAACACAAACTGGAATTGCTTTTCGTCTTGGTTTTTAA
- the panC gene encoding pantoate--beta-alanine ligase yields MQIIKNIDELKEFKKNNKNKSIGFVPTMGALHLGHLSLIKNAVSNNDIAIVSIFVNPTQFGVNEDFDIYPRTYQKDIELCKNAGVSAIFMPEIDTLYPNGLDDEVVLIPPVSMAKVFEGAIRENHFGGVLRVILKLFNLISPTNAYFGKKDAQQLLIIKKMVSDLFLDINIIPCDIVRDKNNLALSSRNVYLDSASYEMALNLPNAINKAMSLVLANTLESKIIENAAMACLAGLEVDYCNVVDYNLKKIQEIQKRNSLLIIAVRVGKVRLIDNCWF; encoded by the coding sequence ATGCAGATTATAAAAAATATCGATGAACTAAAAGAATTTAAAAAAAATAATAAAAATAAGAGTATTGGTTTTGTTCCTACGATGGGAGCTCTGCATTTAGGGCATTTATCGCTTATTAAAAATGCAGTATCAAATAATGATATTGCAATTGTTTCTATATTTGTAAATCCAACTCAATTTGGAGTAAATGAGGATTTTGATATTTATCCAAGGACATATCAAAAAGATATAGAGTTGTGCAAAAACGCAGGTGTTAGTGCTATTTTTATGCCAGAGATTGATACTTTATATCCAAATGGATTAGATGATGAAGTAGTTTTAATTCCACCTGTATCAATGGCAAAAGTATTTGAAGGAGCAATTAGAGAAAATCATTTTGGTGGCGTGCTTAGAGTGATTTTAAAATTATTTAATCTAATATCACCTACAAATGCGTATTTTGGGAAAAAAGATGCACAGCAATTGCTTATAATAAAAAAAATGGTTAGTGATTTGTTTTTGGATATAAATATTATTCCTTGTGATATTGTGCGAGATAAAAACAATCTAGCATTAAGCTCAAGAAATGTATATCTAGATTCTGCTTCTTATGAGATGGCTCTAAATTTACCAAATGCAATCAATAAAGCTATGTCTCTTGTGCTTGCAAATACATTAGAATCTAAAATCATAGAAAATGCTGCTATGGCTTGTTTGGCGGGGTTGGAAGTTGATTATTGTAATGTAGTTGATTATAATCTAAAAAAAATACAAGAAATACAAAAAAGAAATTCGCTTTTAATCATTGCAGTTAGGGTTGGTAAGGTTAGATTGATAGATAATTGTTGGTTTTAA
- the pyrF gene encoding orotidine-5'-phosphate decarboxylase produces the protein MARLCIALDMESKNDNLKLCRDIANNDTSNIYLKVGLRSFIREGLGFIYELKKLGFRIFLDLKLYDIPNTMLDSIKEIIKLDIDMLTIHASAGRSALQSIGDLIKQDKNSPLVFAVSALTSFNEIDFNEIYNDNINNAILKFAKLSKECGISGIVCSPLESSIVKNSYDLLTLTPGIRPSSCDFDDIDSALYDSKDDQNRSTSIKMAIAHKSDFLVIGRPIYKNTNPSLLVKKILEIL, from the coding sequence ATGGCAAGATTATGTATAGCCCTTGATATGGAATCTAAAAATGATAATTTGAAATTATGTAGAGATATTGCAAATAATGATACTAGCAATATTTATCTAAAAGTAGGTTTGAGAAGTTTTATTAGAGAAGGATTAGGTTTTATTTATGAGCTTAAAAAACTTGGATTTAGAATCTTTCTTGATTTGAAATTATATGATATTCCAAATACTATGCTAGATTCTATAAAGGAGATTATAAAGCTAGATATAGATATGCTTACAATTCATGCAAGTGCTGGCAGGAGTGCATTGCAAAGCATAGGTGATTTAATAAAACAAGATAAAAATTCACCTTTAGTGTTTGCTGTTAGTGCATTGACAAGTTTTAATGAGATTGATTTTAATGAAATATACAACGATAATATAAATAATGCTATATTGAAGTTTGCAAAACTTAGCAAAGAATGCGGGATTAGCGGCATTGTTTGCTCTCCATTAGAATCTAGTATAGTTAAAAATTCTTATGATCTACTCACTCTAACACCTGGAATCCGCCCAAGTTCTTGTGATTTTGATGATATAGATTCTGCATTATATGATAGCAAAGATGATCAAAATAGAAGCACTTCAATAAAAATGGCTATTGCGCATAAAAGTGATTTTTTAGTCATAGGCAGACCAATTTATAAAAATACTAATCCATCGCTTTTGGTTAAAAAAATTTTGGAGATTTTATAA
- the nusB gene encoding transcription antitermination factor NusB, which yields MATRTHAREAVVTLLYAYEIGNKDIRKFAVSILEQRKIKNAQLDFALNLFDGVITNLKIINEEIISVLKSWDYSRIGVIDRCIIELGVYEIIFSKLDIAIIINEALEISKILGSDNTARFVNGILDAISKNYPRDNTSDNKGKD from the coding sequence ATGGCTACAAGAACGCATGCAAGAGAAGCTGTCGTAACACTTTTATATGCCTATGAGATTGGCAATAAAGATATTAGAAAGTTTGCAGTTAGTATTTTAGAACAACGAAAGATTAAAAATGCACAATTAGATTTTGCACTAAATTTATTTGATGGTGTGATTACAAATCTAAAAATCATTAATGAAGAAATCATATCAGTCTTAAAAAGCTGGGATTATTCAAGGATTGGCGTAATTGATAGATGTATTATTGAGCTTGGTGTGTATGAGATCATATTTAGTAAGCTTGATATTGCAATAATTATCAATGAAGCTTTGGAGATTTCAAAAATATTAGGTAGCGATAATACTGCTAGATTTGTAAATGGAATCTTAGATGCAATAAGTAAAAACTATCCAAGAGATAATACAAGCGATAATAAAGGTAAAGATTGA
- the ribH gene encoding 6,7-dimethyl-8-ribityllumazine synthase, with the protein MNKIEGDLRLDGSERVAIIVSRFNHLITDRLVEGARDSFLRHGGIDENLDLVLVPGAYEIPFALNKILDDDAYNGVCCLGAVIRGATPHFDYVSAEATKGIATSTLKYNACVSFGLLTTDTIEQAIERAGTKAGNKGFEAMNSLIEMMSLYKKI; encoded by the coding sequence ATGAATAAAATAGAAGGTGATTTAAGGCTTGATGGTAGCGAGAGAGTTGCAATTATTGTATCAAGGTTTAACCATTTAATAACAGATAGACTCGTTGAAGGTGCTAGAGATAGTTTTTTGCGACATGGTGGAATTGATGAGAATCTAGATTTAGTGTTAGTCCCTGGGGCTTATGAGATTCCATTTGCATTAAATAAAATATTAGATGATGATGCTTATAATGGTGTATGCTGTCTTGGTGCTGTCATTCGTGGTGCTACGCCACATTTTGATTATGTAAGTGCAGAGGCTACAAAAGGAATAGCTACTTCTACATTAAAATATAATGCTTGCGTTAGTTTTGGATTATTAACTACTGATACAATAGAACAGGCAATAGAGAGAGCAGGGACAAAAGCAGGCAATAAAGGCTTTGAAGCGATGAATTCATTAATTGAGATGATGAGCTTGTATAAGAAAATATAA
- the kdsA gene encoding 3-deoxy-8-phosphooctulonate synthase produces the protein MKKIILMAGPCAIEGYDKLKIIADDLNALSKNPNIDFYFKASFDKANRTSLENYRGVGIKEGLKILGEIKKEYGYKIITDVHECAQVESVAQVADVIQIPALLCRQTDLIVEAAKSDKIINIKKGQFLNPLDMQYALLKAIKTRGKEGINYESANYDVSSKLKIWATERGSSFGYGNLVVDMRSLVIMRKFAPVIFDATHSVQMPGLGNGKSSGDSSFVFPLARAAAAVGVDGFFLETHNDPKNALSDGANMVNSKDVESMVNKLIEILNISNGE, from the coding sequence ATGAAAAAAATAATACTAATGGCAGGACCATGTGCAATTGAAGGTTATGATAAGCTTAAAATTATTGCAGATGATTTAAATGCACTATCAAAAAATCCAAATATAGATTTTTATTTTAAAGCAAGCTTTGATAAAGCAAATAGAACTAGCTTAGAAAATTATCGTGGTGTAGGCATAAAAGAGGGATTAAAGATTCTAGGTGAAATAAAAAAAGAATATGGATACAAAATCATTACAGATGTCCATGAATGCGCTCAAGTAGAAAGTGTCGCACAAGTCGCAGATGTTATTCAGATTCCTGCTTTACTTTGTAGACAAACAGATTTGATAGTAGAAGCAGCAAAGAGTGATAAAATCATAAATATCAAAAAAGGACAATTTTTAAATCCGCTTGATATGCAATATGCATTGCTTAAAGCTATAAAAACTAGAGGCAAGGAAGGTATAAATTACGAGAGTGCTAATTATGATGTATCAAGTAAATTAAAAATATGGGCTACAGAGCGAGGAAGTAGCTTTGGTTATGGGAATCTTGTAGTTGATATGCGAAGTTTGGTTATTATGAGAAAATTTGCACCTGTTATTTTTGATGCTACACATAGCGTGCAAATGCCAGGTCTTGGTAACGGAAAAAGCTCTGGAGATAGCTCTTTTGTATTTCCATTAGCACGAGCTGCTGCTGCTGTTGGTGTAGATGGATTTTTCTTAGAAACTCATAATGATCCAAAAAATGCTCTAAGCGATGGTGCAAATATGGTAAATTCAAAAGATGTAGAATCTATGGTAAATAAATTGATTGAGATTTTAAATATTTCTAATGGAGAATAA
- a CDS encoding carbonic anhydrase: MRELFEGALKFREEDYLNHKKLYENLKKKQDPHTLFISCVDSRVVPNLITNTLPGDLFVIRNIGNIVPPYKEGKDNMRSGYLATTSAIEYALSILNIENIIVCGHSNCGACHYIYEDKKKLAATPYVSKWLELLNPVKEKVDRLKPDSKAKRIWLTEQINIEYQLENLMTYPFVEEKFDSGLLRIYGWYYIIETGEILNYNMIKREFKAISSNSGYIKGGL; the protein is encoded by the coding sequence TTGAGAGAATTATTTGAAGGCGCATTAAAATTTAGAGAAGAAGATTATCTAAATCATAAAAAATTATATGAGAATCTAAAGAAAAAACAAGATCCTCACACGCTTTTTATATCATGTGTAGATTCTAGGGTTGTGCCAAATTTGATAACAAATACTCTCCCAGGAGATTTATTTGTAATACGAAATATAGGCAATATCGTGCCACCATATAAAGAGGGCAAGGATAATATGAGAAGTGGATATTTAGCTACTACTTCTGCTATTGAATATGCATTAAGTATTTTAAATATTGAAAATATCATTGTATGTGGGCATAGTAATTGTGGAGCTTGCCACTACATATACGAAGATAAAAAAAAATTAGCAGCCACTCCATATGTAAGCAAATGGCTTGAATTATTAAATCCTGTAAAAGAAAAAGTCGATAGACTAAAACCAGATTCAAAAGCAAAACGAATATGGCTAACAGAGCAGATAAATATCGAATATCAATTAGAAAATCTCATGACTTATCCATTTGTTGAAGAAAAGTTTGATTCTGGATTGCTTAGAATCTATGGTTGGTATTACATCATAGAAACAGGTGAGATTCTAAATTATAATATGATCAAAAGAGAGTTTAAAGCAATTAGTTCAAATTCAGGTTATATCAAAGGCGGATTATGA
- a CDS encoding flagellar motor protein MotB: protein MSRKKGLYQKDKPKGLPLWLGTFGDLMSLLLTFFILLLSMATFDHQKVEAAIGSLQGALSILENGVETEITPPNKVQATPIPRDNPTQEAINAFAGLISEYQEMTKIADGPGINLEESQDGFIIRIPDDLLFDTGSAVLKNDKGKLFLQRLSMELDSYKDTLQLRIIGNTDNTQYRQGSKIDNWDLSNSRALSVAESLLSFGVPSSIMQVGGDGEFNPIASNDTDFGRAQNRRVDIHFSFVGDSANNKQNAKDIINKMQN from the coding sequence TTGAGTAGAAAAAAAGGATTATATCAAAAAGATAAACCAAAAGGACTTCCATTATGGCTTGGAACATTTGGTGACCTCATGAGTTTGCTTTTGACTTTTTTTATCTTGCTTTTATCAATGGCTACATTTGATCATCAAAAGGTTGAAGCAGCGATTGGCTCTTTGCAAGGTGCTTTGTCAATATTAGAAAATGGAGTTGAGACAGAAATAACACCACCAAATAAAGTGCAAGCTACGCCTATCCCTAGAGATAATCCAACGCAAGAAGCTATAAATGCTTTTGCAGGACTTATTTCTGAATACCAAGAAATGACAAAAATAGCGGATGGTCCAGGGATAAATCTAGAAGAATCACAAGATGGATTTATTATTAGAATCCCTGATGATTTATTGTTTGATACAGGTAGTGCAGTATTAAAAAATGATAAAGGAAAATTATTTTTACAAAGATTATCAATGGAGCTGGATTCTTATAAAGATACTTTGCAATTAAGGATTATAGGAAATACTGATAATACCCAATATAGGCAAGGCAGCAAGATTGATAATTGGGATTTGTCAAATAGCAGGGCTTTGAGCGTTGCAGAATCTTTGCTTTCATTTGGTGTGCCATCAAGTATTATGCAAGTTGGTGGAGATGGAGAGTTTAATCCTATAGCTTCAAATGATACTGATTTTGGTAGGGCACAAAATAGAAGGGTTGATATACATTTTAGTTTTGTTGGAGATAGCGCAAACAATAAGCAAAATGCAAAAGATATTATAAATAAAATGCAAAATTAA
- a CDS encoding DedA family protein yields the protein MADIINFIVNIVGDLGYIGIFFMMFLESSFFPFPSEVVMIPAGYLAYKGEMNIYIAIFMGILGSLAGALFNYILALKFGRAFVLKFGKYFFFTESSMEKMEVFFKNHGEISTFVGRLIPAVRQYISLPAGLAKMNLTKFCFYTSFGAGIWVIILTIIGYYVGAIFSGGMGINEIVATFTSSNLTKEEMQIKSYVTQAVIFTLFSVVFIVGIYIIYKVKRNKA from the coding sequence ATGGCAGATATTATAAATTTTATAGTTAATATAGTCGGCGATCTTGGATATATTGGAATCTTTTTTATGATGTTTTTAGAATCTAGTTTTTTTCCATTTCCATCAGAGGTTGTTATGATACCAGCAGGATATTTGGCATATAAAGGTGAGATGAATATATATATTGCAATTTTTATGGGAATCTTAGGCTCACTTGCTGGCGCATTGTTTAACTACATATTAGCATTAAAATTTGGTAGGGCTTTTGTATTAAAATTTGGTAAATATTTCTTTTTTACTGAGAGTTCAATGGAAAAAATGGAAGTTTTTTTCAAAAATCATGGTGAAATTAGCACATTTGTTGGTAGATTAATCCCTGCTGTAAGGCAGTATATATCACTACCTGCAGGACTTGCAAAAATGAATTTAACAAAATTTTGTTTTTATACAAGCTTTGGGGCAGGAATCTGGGTAATAATCCTAACTATCATAGGATATTATGTCGGTGCGATATTTAGCGGTGGAATGGGTATAAATGAGATTGTTGCAACATTTACATCTAGCAATCTCACAAAAGAAGAAATGCAAATCAAATCATATGTAACACAGGCTGTGATTTTTACATTATTTAGTGTAGTTTTCATAGTCGGAATCTATATAATTTATAAAGTAAAAAGGAATAAAGCATGA
- a CDS encoding EpsG family protein: MIGLSSYITKEYRILLSVNMVFNISMIYGSRIFFSQTFNYDDDFSRYYQNYLDIYDDIHGAMFVNRNGYEIGLPIFYKIISLIFPKLFPQNLLQITTFVMVILFYIWLEIYVIKYIKNSQRAALIAFSLFFSFLMAIIGLTRQGFSCVFLLYAISNKDVRLKLLFLVISCLFHMSSLLVFIGFYIIFKFPKLSLCLFGIFLLLFLNNSYLINTSIIESGKSLYAFLPQQFFEYSTYYIKPIYSFDMFAHSVMKILLYLYILFSFFILNPNDKLIKHYKIPILICFIIYFMQIIPTRFFMVAFDLLFGFLLFLASRKFLMLALILLIPYFLRLMYLLIMYVETSFQGEPLSYFYSYPEYSIYPFYYLFQGVLI, from the coding sequence ATGATTGGATTATCGTCATACATAACAAAAGAATACAGAATCTTGCTTTCTGTAAATATGGTGTTTAATATCTCAATGATATATGGAAGCAGAATCTTTTTTAGTCAAACATTCAACTATGATGATGACTTTTCGCGATATTATCAAAATTATCTTGATATATATGATGACATTCATGGTGCGATGTTTGTCAATAGAAATGGCTATGAAATAGGTTTGCCTATTTTTTACAAAATAATTAGCCTTATTTTTCCAAAATTATTTCCACAAAATTTATTGCAAATTACTACTTTTGTGATGGTGATTTTATTTTATATTTGGCTTGAAATATATGTAATAAAATATATTAAAAATAGCCAAAGAGCAGCATTGATTGCATTTAGTTTATTTTTCAGTTTTTTGATGGCTATCATAGGTCTTACAAGACAGGGATTTAGCTGTGTGTTTTTATTGTATGCGATATCAAATAAAGATGTGCGTTTAAAATTATTATTTTTAGTGATATCTTGCCTCTTTCATATGAGTTCTTTATTGGTATTTATTGGGTTTTATATAATATTTAAATTTCCAAAATTAAGTTTATGTTTATTTGGAATCTTTTTATTATTGTTTCTAAATAATTCATATCTAATAAATACATCTATTATAGAGAGTGGAAAATCATTATACGCATTTTTACCACAACAATTTTTTGAATATTCAACATATTACATCAAGCCGATATATTCCTTTGATATGTTTGCTCATAGCGTTATGAAAATATTGCTATATTTGTATATATTATTTAGTTTTTTTATCTTAAATCCTAATGATAAATTAATCAAACATTACAAAATCCCCATTTTAATATGCTTTATTATATATTTTATGCAGATTATACCAACAAGATTTTTTATGGTTGCTTTTGATTTACTCTTTGGATTCTTGCTATTTTTAGCATCTAGAAAATTTTTAATGCTGGCTTTGATTTTACTAATTCCATATTTTCTTAGATTGATGTATCTTTTGATTATGTATGTGGAAACAAGCTTCCAAGGAGAGCCATTATCATACTTTTATTCTTATCCAGAATACAGCATATATCCATTTTACTATTTATTTCAAGGAGTTTTAATATGA